The Salminus brasiliensis chromosome 3, fSalBra1.hap2, whole genome shotgun sequence genome contains a region encoding:
- the btr02 gene encoding bloodthirsty-related gene family, member 2 produces MASTIGLLSEKHFLCSLCEDIFSRPVTTPCGHNFCKVCLRKYWSRTGSDRCPLCGKTFVSKPHISVNHILADVTEQYRKSRLGTKARVHSVDGLLREPVQKTDADVERMIEERIQKVDKLKQSLKLLKSSCLREVQESQRVFSDLLSSVETAHKAVVAEVEEKQREAEKRVDRLVRDLEKEILLLKGGQTKPDLLQGGREQFQKSFSHLPTEMRDWSRVSLETDPCLGFTRKAVMDLMNTVRVEANKLSKTELKKLQKYSVEVTLNPCTAHAHLAISDDRKEVRHTNKQQEVPENPKRFDRVTNVLAKEAFNCDRQYWEVEVGDKTDWDLGVAKQTVNRKGKFTVSPANGFWMLSLRNGNQYTASTVPATCLALTSKPRRVGVYLDYQGGRVSFFCLESGVHIYTFTDTFTEKLHPIFSPGRPHGSKNSAPLIITTSCCSI; encoded by the exons ATGGCGTCCACCATCGGTCTCCTGTCTGAGAAGCACTTCCTGTGCTCTCTGTGTGAAGACATCTTCAGCAGGCCGGTCACCACACCATGTGGCCACAACTTCTGCAAGGTGTGTCTGCGCAAGTACTGGAGTCGCACTGGCTCAGACAGGTGTCCTCTTTGCGGGAAAACCTTCGTCTCCAAGCCTCACATCAGTGTGAACCACATACTGGCGGACGTCACTGAGCAGTACAGGAAGTCCCGCTTGGGTACCAAAGCCAGGGTCCACAGTGTGGACGGACTCCTCAGGGAACCT GTGCAGAAGACTGATGCAGATGTAGAACGTATGATTGAAGAGAGAATCCAGAAGGTGGACAAACTCAAGCAGTCTCTGAAGCTCCTAAAA agctcTTGTCTAAGGGAGGTTCAGGAAAGCCAGAGGGTGTTCTCGGACCTCCTGAGCTCTGTAGAGACAGCCCATAAGGCCGTGGTGGCAGAAGTggaggagaaacagagagaggcagagaaacgAGTGGACAGACTGGTAAGGGATCTGGAAAAGGAAATCCTCCTGCTGAAAGGTGGACAGACCAAACCAGACCTTCTGCAAGGAGGCAGGGAGCAATTTCAAAAG aGTTTCAGTCATTTGCCCACAGAGATGAGGGATTGGTCCAGAGTCAGCTTagagacagacccttgtttgggCTTCACCAGGAAAGCTGTGATGGACCTCATGAACACTGTGAGAGTGGAGGCTAACAAGCTCTCTAAAACAG agctgaagaagctgcaGAAATATTCAG TGGAGGTCACACTGAATCCCTGCACAGCTCACGCCCACCTTGCCATCTCGGACGACAGAAAGGAGGTCCGGCACACCAACAAACAGCAAGAAGTCCCAGAGAACCCCAAGAGGTTTGACCGTGTCACCAACGTCCTGGCCAAGGAGGCCTTCAACTGCGACAGGCAGTACTGGGAGGTAGAAGTGGGAGACAAGACGGACTGGGACTTGGGCGTGGCCAAGCAGACGGTCAACAGGAAGGGAAAGTTCACTGTCAGTCCGGCCAATGGCTTCTGGATGCTCAGTCTGAGGAATGGGAATCAGTATACCGCCAGCACGGTACCGGCCACCTGCCTGGCCCTTACCTCCAAACCCAGAAGGGTCGGTGTTTACCTAGACTACCAGGGGGGTCGCGTGTCCTTCTTCTGTTTGGAGTCCGGGGTTCACATCTACACCTTCACAGACACATTCACTGAGAAACTCCACCCAATCTTCAGCCCTGGCCGGCCACATGGATCCAAGAACAGTGCCCCGCTTATTATCACCACCAGCTGCTGCAGCATCTAA
- the LOC140551195 gene encoding GTPase IMAP family member 7, with product MASSEGHPTPTRRRKSITEPPFLSSEDTSLRIVVFGNSGPHQLSLTESILREAVLIGADPNTTLTTKTSGRVLNRDVVLVNTPNLSNLSLSHDALKKAIRKSVCFSCPGPHAVLLTLHPSDKPFDAYEIFKPVVQYFGESVLNHTVVVLYHERPTEPEDIRELFKKCGQKCFVFNGAQNRQEGSLTRQLLDRIDGIVSEHGIYSNPEFEDAEKRIRKEEKYIEKERVKEVRNMLEELKKRHSGEDLDREVKRYHEKVRSENRERAEMRIAKRLGFTLRLVDYTAAIGKGAFIGAVLGLVMGLEGVVVGASVGAALGSVLGGSVRAAWNYFTGIFRDVHRDYT from the exons ATGGCATCAAGCGAAG GACACCCTACACCGACGAGGCGTAGAAAAAGCATTACCGAACCTCCATTTT TGAGTTCTGAAGACACATCATTGAGGATTGTTGTGTTTGGAAACTCTGGCCCTCATCAGCTCTCTCTCACTGAGTCCATCCTGCGAGAAGCCGTCCTCATTGGGGCTGATCCGAACACTACGCTGACTACAAAAACCTCAGGGCGCGTCCTGAACAGAGACGTGGTTCTGGTCAACACCCCAAATCTGAGCAACCTCAGCTTATCACACGATGCTCTTAAAAAAGCGATTAGGAAATCGGTTTGTTTCTCCTGCCCAGGCCCACATGCTGTCCTCCTTACACTACACCCCTCAGACAAGCCGTTCGATGCCTATGAGATTTTCAAGCCGGTGGTCCAGTACTTTGGAGAAAGTGTCTTGAACCACACAGTGGTTGTTTTATACCACGAGAGGCCGACTGAGCCTGAGGACATCAGAGAGTTGTTTAAGAAGTGTGGGCAAAAGTGCTTCGTCTTCAATGGTGCGCAGAACCGGCAAGAGGGTAGCCTGACCCGACAGCTGCTTGACAGGATTGACGGGATTGTGTCAGAGCATGGGATTTATTCCAACCCGGAGTTTGAAGATGCCGAGAAAAGAATCAGGAAAGAGGAGAAATatattgagaaagagagagtgaaggaggtTAGGAACATGCTGGAGGAACTGAAGAAGAGGCATTCTGGAGAGGATCTTGACAGAGAAGTCAAACGTTATCATGAAAAGGTCCGCTCTGAGAACAGGGAGAGGGCAGAGATGCGGATAGCAAAGAGGCTTGGCTTCACGCTGAGACTTGTGGATTATACAGCAGCAATAGGAAAGGGAGCGTTCATAGGTGCAGTGTTAGGCTTAGTGATGGGGCTTGAGGGTGTGGTGGTAGGCGCGAGTGTTGGCGCAGCTCTGGGCAGTGTGCTGGGAGGGTCTGTCAGAGCAGCGTGGAACTATTTCACTGGTATTTTTAGAGACGTCCATAGAGATTACACTTAA
- the rsad1 gene encoding radical S-adenosyl methionine domain-containing protein 1, mitochondrial: protein MVLVRRAAFQPCALKKGVQVVLSRSYTHEASLYVHWPYCLKRCSYCNFNKYIPRSVNHELMTDSLQKETQTLLHLSQVSRITSVFFGGGTPSLAWPSTIAAVLDTVSKHAQLSADAEVTLEVNPTPAGKARLRDFVAAGVNRFSIGMQSLNDANLRVLGRDHSAQQALRTLSEARTLCPGRVSVDIMFGLPDQGVDSWQSELEEVLSVCDDHVSLYQLTLERGTHLFKQVELGRVNVPGDDVTAVMYQSARSTLEKEGFLQYEVSNFARNSAVSTHNTGYWKAQQYLGVGPGAHGRFVPHALGGVLREARTQTLEPDVWIREVQQHGHATRRRIQLGHLELLEEVLVMGLRMNEGISHQHWAEFSPEGNFHQVLGWSEDFQDLQKRGLLVLDDRGLRCSWEGLALLDSILPVLLLRLEKFFQRPAGSAETTDKT, encoded by the exons ATGGTGCTCGTGCGTCGTGCGGCTTTTCAGCCATGTGCTCTGAAGAAGGGTGTTCAGGTAGTTCTGAGCAGATCTTACACACATGAAGCTTCACTCTACGTCCAT tGGCCCTACTGTCTAAAGCGGTGCTCCTACTGCAACTTTAACAAGTACATCCCTCGCTCCGTGAACCATGAGCTCATGACCGACAGCCTTCAGAAGGAAACCCAGACACTGCTGCACCTCAGCCAGGTTTCACG AATTACCTCTGTGTTTTTTGGTGGTGGGACCCCCAGCCTGGCTTGGCCCTCCACCATCGCTGCAGTCCTGGACACTGTATCCAAGCATGCACAGCTGTCTGCAGATGCTGAGGTCACTCTAGAGGTGAATCCCACACCTGCTGGGAAAGCCAGGCTCAGGGACTTTGTGGCAGCTGGAGTCAATCGATTTTCCATTGGGATGCAG TCTCTGAATGATGCCAATCTGAGGGTGCTGGGGAGGGATCACAGTGCTCAGCAAGCTCTCCGGACACTGTCAGAGGCCAGGACACTTTGCCCCGGACGTGTGTCAGTAGATATCATGTTTGGGCTTCCAGACCAAGGTGTGGATTCATGGCAGAGTGAGCTGGAGGAGGTTCTCTCTGTGTGCGATGACCACGTGTCCCTGTATCAGCTGACCCTGGAGAGGGGAACTCACCTCTTCAAGCAAGTTGAGCTGGGCAGAGTGAACGTGCCTGGTGATGATGTCACAGCCGTTATGTACCAGTCTGCTAGAAGTACTCTTGAGAAGGAGGGCTTTCTTCAGTACGAGGTGTCAAACTTTGCCAGAAAT AGTGCTGTTAGCACACACAATACTGGCTACTGGAAAGCACAGCAGTACTTGGGCGTCGGACCTG GAGCACATGGTCGCTTTGTTCCTCATGCCCTGGGAGGGGTTCTGAGAGAGGCGCGCACTCAGACATTAGAGCCAGATGTTTGGATACGTGAAGTCCAGCAGCACGGACATGCAACACGCCGGCGGATACAGCTTGGCCATCTTGAGCT GTTGGAAGAGGTTTTAGTGATGGGACTACGTATGAATGAAGGAATCTCCCACCAG CACTGGGCAGAGTTCAGTCCAGAAGGGAATTTCCACCAAGTTCTCGGCTGGTCAGAAGATTTCCAGGATCTGCAAAAGAGGGGGCTTCTAGTCCTTGATGACAG GGGTCTGCGGTGTTCCTGGGAAGGTTTAGCTTTACTGGACAGTATTTTACCCGTGCTGTTGCTGAGGCTGGAGAAGTTCTTCCAGAGACCTGCAGGCTCTGCTGAAACCACCGACAagacttga
- the LOC140551196 gene encoding GTPase IMAP family member 4 — protein MRGTAKREVIAETELRIVVIGSSGPSQLFLTNCILGREEFSKDVSSIAGSRKNIGDLAGRQVALVNAPNLYDKDLSKSKMREELRRAKCLSSPGPHALLIAFDLEKISPNDIRTPKLVIKRFGEGVLNYAMILLAYDGHLGLAALEDRIMKTDWHLRELIEQCGCRYHIFSKNWRNRSRDRELLQKIERIVGGMGGRCYTNPAYCKAEESVRKEEKKLVKKRAAETERAWRELEQQYQGEELRWQMDAYNASVGAEIRAKAELDNSWLRTSLAIGFTLGFAAGATMGVVVGSVEGLAGMAVGGAVGGAVGGAAGGAVQSAIEHLDERVGPHANNFNSAFINRFFRAPRV, from the exons ATGAGAGGAACGGCTAAGAGGGAGG TGATTGCCGAAACCGAGCTCAGGATAGTGGTCATCGGAAGCAGTGGCCCATCCCAACTCTTCCTCACCAACTGCATTCTGGGAAGAGAAGAGTTCTCTAAGGATGTCAGCAGCATCGCTGGAAGCAGAAAGAACATTGGAGATCTAGCAGGGCGGCAGGTGGCTCTGGTCAATGCTCCCAACCTCTACGACAAAGACCTGTCCAAGAGCAAGATGAGGGAAGAGCTGAGAAGAGCCAAGTGTCTGTCATCCCCTGGTCCTCACGCCCTCCTCATCGCATTTGACCTAGAGAAAATCTCCCCGAACGACATTCGGACTCCCAAGCTGGTGATAAAGCGCTTTGGGGAAGGTGTCCTGAACTACGCCATGATCCTCCTGGCTTACGATGGACACCTGGGATTGGCGGCCCTGGAAGACAGAATCATGAAAACCGACTGGCACCTGCGGGAGCTGATCGAGCAGTGCGGCTGCCGCTACCACATCTTCAGCAAGAACTGGAGGAACCGCAGTAGAGACAGAGAGCTCCTACAGAAGATCGAGAGGATCGTGGGGGGCATGGGCGGCCGCTGCTACACCAACCCGGCCTACTGCAAGGCGGAGGAGAGTGTgaggaaggaggagaagaagctGGTGAAGAAGAGGGCGGCCGAGACGGAGAGGGCGTGGCGGGAGCTGGAGCAGCAGTACCAGGGGGAGGAGCTACGCTGGCAGATGGACGCCTACAACGCCAGCGTGGGGGCCGAGATAAGGGCCAAAGCCGAGCTGGACAACAGCTGGCTTAGAACTTCGCTGGCCATCGGGTTTACGCTGGGCTTCGCGGCCGGGGCCACTATGGGAGTGGTAGTGGGGTCAGTGGAGGGACTTGCCGGTATGGCAGTGGGCGGAGCAGTGGGAGGTGCGGTGGGCGGGGCAGCAGGAGGCGCCGTCCAATCAGCCATTGAGCACCTGGACGAGAGAGTGGGACCTCACGCCAACAACTTCAACTCAGCTTTCATTAACAGGTTCTTCCGAGCTCCGCGGGTCTGA